A genomic segment from Bdellovibrionota bacterium encodes:
- a CDS encoding beta-eliminating lyase-related protein produces MKSETIIDLRSDTVTRPTLAMRKAMAEAVVGDDVLGDDPTVIALQEKVARRLGKEA; encoded by the coding sequence ATGAAGTCAGAAACGATCATCGATCTTCGGAGCGATACGGTCACGCGACCGACTCTGGCCATGCGGAAGGCGATGGCGGAAGCCGTCGTGGGCGACGATGTATTGGGCGACGACCCGACGGTGATCGCTCTCCAGGAAAAAGTGGCCCGACGGCTCGGCAAGGAAGC